One genomic window of Luteitalea pratensis includes the following:
- a CDS encoding alpha/beta hydrolase, which yields MRLLLIAAGCALTLLALIWLGQRRLMYFPHHAVPPPAAVGLADVEQVAFTTQDGVELHGWFVPATQLPARATMLVCNGNAGNRAYRAELAHAFRSHGVAMLLFDYRGYGDNAGSPDERGLALDARAARRYLLSRPDVDAARLVYFGESLGAAVAVELAAEHPSAALVLRSPFTSMADVGSYHYPLLPVHLLLRDRYAAIDHIAQVRAPLLVIAGDADSIVPLEQSRRLHDAANSPKAFVVIEGADHNDAALTAGPIVVAETMRLLARMP from the coding sequence ATGCGCCTGCTTCTGATCGCGGCGGGGTGCGCCCTTACGCTGCTGGCTCTGATCTGGCTGGGACAGCGCCGGTTGATGTACTTCCCGCACCACGCCGTGCCGCCGCCAGCGGCCGTCGGCCTCGCGGACGTCGAGCAGGTGGCGTTCACGACGCAGGACGGGGTCGAATTGCATGGATGGTTCGTCCCGGCGACTCAGTTGCCTGCGCGCGCGACGATGCTGGTGTGCAACGGCAACGCGGGCAACCGCGCCTACCGCGCGGAACTCGCGCATGCCTTCCGCTCACACGGTGTGGCCATGCTGCTGTTCGACTACCGCGGATACGGCGACAACGCCGGCTCACCCGACGAGCGCGGGCTCGCGCTCGACGCGCGCGCGGCGCGCCGCTACCTGCTGTCGCGCCCCGACGTGGATGCCGCTCGCCTGGTGTACTTCGGAGAGTCGCTCGGCGCCGCCGTCGCGGTGGAACTCGCCGCCGAGCACCCGTCCGCGGCGCTCGTCCTGCGGTCGCCCTTCACGTCGATGGCCGACGTCGGCAGCTACCACTACCCGCTGCTGCCGGTGCACCTGCTGCTGCGCGACCGATATGCAGCGATCGACCACATCGCGCAGGTGCGCGCGCCCTTGCTGGTCATCGCCGGCGACGCCGACAGCATCGTCCCTCTCGAGCAGAGCCGGCGCCTGCACGACGCCGCGAATTCACCGAAGGCCTTTGTCGTCATCGAGGGTGCCGACCACAACGACGCCGCGCTGACCGCCGGCCCCATCGTCGTCGCGGAGACGATGCGCCTGCTGGCACGAATGCCGTGA
- a CDS encoding Gfo/Idh/MocA family protein, which translates to MQPTRRTFLTAASGVTLGTRLAAASTQGANDRIRIGVIGTGGRARGLMSRLKELRGVEMTTICDVYETSLERATEHAPAATRVKDYRRILDDPSIDAVLIGAPDHWHRTMTIDAVKAGKDVYVEKPISRTIEEGEAMMQAVQASKQVVQTGTQQRSWDHFKLGKELIDSGRLGQTTFVHTYWYQQPGAASTAKVDTAHLDWKAWLGPAPDRPFDVERLLQWRHFWDYGGGGFTDLLTHWIDVVHWYLDVEAPRAAIATGANHIRKSWDAPDTSNAWLEFPKDFSTTYVGSFNNRTDDGGLEFRGSEATMKIDRQRLAVYRRDAPNVAGTHAPEPEIYVRSGADGTIAHLQNWVDCMRSRKTPNSDIRTGHIAARTSHLANIALREKRRVTWDGTAAR; encoded by the coding sequence ATGCAACCGACCCGTCGTACGTTCCTGACGGCCGCGTCCGGGGTCACCCTCGGCACGCGCCTCGCCGCCGCATCCACGCAGGGCGCCAACGACCGCATCCGCATCGGCGTCATCGGCACCGGCGGCCGCGCCCGCGGGCTCATGAGCCGGCTGAAGGAGCTGCGCGGCGTCGAGATGACGACCATCTGCGACGTCTATGAGACCAGCCTGGAACGGGCCACCGAGCACGCACCCGCCGCCACCCGCGTCAAGGACTACCGGCGCATCCTGGACGATCCATCGATCGACGCCGTGCTCATCGGCGCGCCCGATCACTGGCATCGCACGATGACCATCGACGCGGTGAAGGCCGGCAAGGACGTCTACGTCGAGAAGCCGATTTCACGCACCATCGAGGAAGGCGAGGCGATGATGCAGGCTGTCCAGGCCTCCAAGCAGGTCGTGCAGACCGGCACGCAGCAGCGCAGCTGGGACCACTTCAAGCTCGGGAAGGAACTCATCGACTCGGGTCGCCTCGGCCAGACGACCTTCGTGCACACGTATTGGTACCAGCAGCCCGGGGCGGCGTCCACCGCGAAGGTGGACACGGCTCACCTCGACTGGAAGGCCTGGCTCGGCCCAGCGCCCGACCGCCCGTTCGACGTCGAGCGCTTGCTCCAGTGGCGCCATTTCTGGGACTACGGCGGCGGCGGTTTCACCGACCTCCTCACGCACTGGATCGACGTCGTCCACTGGTACCTGGACGTCGAGGCGCCGCGCGCAGCCATCGCGACAGGCGCCAATCACATCCGCAAGTCGTGGGACGCACCAGACACCTCCAACGCGTGGCTGGAGTTCCCGAAAGACTTCTCGACGACGTATGTTGGCTCGTTCAACAACCGCACCGACGATGGCGGGCTCGAGTTCAGGGGCAGCGAAGCGACGATGAAGATCGACAGGCAGCGGCTGGCGGTGTATCGGAGGGACGCGCCGAACGTGGCGGGCACGCACGCGCCGGAGCCCGAGATCTACGTCCGCTCGGGCGCCGACGGCACGATCGCACACCTGCAGAACTGGGTGGACTGCATGCGCAGCCGCAAGACGCCCAATTCCGACATCCGCACGGGCCATATCGCGGCGCGGACGTCCCATCTCGCGAACATCGCGTTGCGCGAGAAGCGCCGAGTCACCTGGGACGGCACCGCGGCGCGCTGA
- a CDS encoding Nramp family divalent metal transporter codes for MTSDQASVSTAQLPATHGELPPWEVADLPAPPPLSLRNVFKVIGPGAIMAATSIGGGEWLVGPAAAVKYSANIFLIATIAIALQVLFNLEAVRYTLYTGEPIYGGIMRLKPGPRFWAGSYTVFGFLQLGWPALAGSAAATLMGAWMGRMAGAPEQGTQGWIAVALILACVLILSFGGTIERMLEYFAWTMLGVVFVFLLFINIVFVPLSHWWETFRGFFSFSGMPHPIDWGLIGALAATAGSGGIGNLTVTNWLRDKGFGMGATVGAIPSAVGGHQIVLSHVGTVFPATPANLARWREWLRYVHIDQIAVWGLFCFLGMFLNVNLATAVIPQGTDLQGLAAGAYQAEYLSRIWPGFWFLTLFNGFWILFKTQLGNTDILVRTITDALWMSSPRARAASSVRTIYYGILVIFSIWGVLVIRSASPFQLFKILANMAGIVLMIAGVQIFLVNRRFLPRAVRPPLWREAGLLLCSAFYAFFAFFVVRDVLRSLF; via the coding sequence ATGACGAGCGATCAAGCGTCGGTGAGCACCGCGCAACTGCCTGCTACCCATGGCGAACTACCTCCCTGGGAGGTTGCCGACCTGCCGGCACCGCCGCCACTCTCGCTCCGCAACGTCTTCAAGGTGATCGGCCCTGGCGCCATCATGGCGGCGACGTCGATAGGCGGCGGCGAGTGGCTGGTGGGGCCCGCCGCGGCGGTCAAGTACTCGGCGAACATCTTCCTCATCGCGACCATCGCGATCGCGCTGCAGGTGCTGTTCAACCTCGAAGCGGTCCGGTACACGCTGTACACCGGCGAGCCGATCTACGGCGGCATCATGCGGCTCAAGCCGGGGCCGCGCTTCTGGGCCGGCTCTTACACCGTGTTCGGCTTCCTGCAACTCGGGTGGCCGGCGCTCGCTGGCAGCGCAGCGGCGACGCTGATGGGCGCCTGGATGGGCCGGATGGCAGGCGCACCCGAGCAGGGCACGCAAGGATGGATCGCTGTCGCGCTGATCCTCGCCTGCGTCCTGATCCTCTCGTTCGGGGGGACGATTGAGCGCATGCTCGAGTACTTCGCCTGGACGATGCTCGGCGTCGTCTTCGTGTTCCTGCTGTTCATCAACATCGTGTTCGTGCCGCTGTCGCACTGGTGGGAGACGTTCCGGGGCTTCTTCAGCTTCTCGGGCATGCCACATCCCATCGACTGGGGGCTCATCGGCGCGCTTGCCGCGACGGCAGGCTCCGGTGGGATCGGTAACCTCACGGTGACCAACTGGCTTCGCGACAAGGGCTTCGGCATGGGCGCCACGGTGGGGGCGATCCCCAGCGCCGTCGGCGGTCACCAGATCGTGCTGTCGCACGTCGGCACGGTGTTTCCCGCAACGCCGGCAAACCTCGCCCGGTGGCGAGAGTGGCTCCGCTACGTCCACATCGATCAGATCGCGGTGTGGGGACTGTTCTGCTTCCTCGGCATGTTCCTCAACGTCAATCTGGCCACCGCCGTCATCCCGCAAGGCACCGATCTGCAGGGACTCGCGGCGGGGGCGTACCAGGCCGAGTACCTGAGTCGCATCTGGCCGGGCTTCTGGTTCCTGACCTTGTTCAACGGCTTCTGGATCCTGTTCAAGACGCAGTTGGGGAACACCGACATCCTGGTCCGCACGATCACGGACGCGCTCTGGATGTCGAGCCCGAGGGCGCGAGCCGCGTCCAGCGTCCGCACGATCTACTACGGCATCCTCGTGATCTTCTCGATCTGGGGTGTCCTGGTGATTCGTTCAGCCTCGCCGTTCCAGCTGTTCAAGATCCTCGCGAACATGGCCGGCATCGTCCTGATGATTGCGGGCGTCCAGATTTTCCTGGTGAACCGGCGTTTCCTGCCGCGGGCCGTGCGGCCGCCGCTCTGGCGGGAAGCCGGCCTCCTGCTGTGCTCCGCGTTCTACGCCTTCTTCGCGTTTTTCGTCGTCCGGGACGTCCTGCGCTCGTTGTTCTGA
- a CDS encoding DinB family protein: MALIDGLLNELEEEAITTRRVLERVPGDQLAWRPHEKARTLGELALHVATVPGGVAKLVASPSPAQAPEFVDPRPRSASDLLPALEESIAAARRALGGMDDTAVLDTWRLMQGDREVLAVPRIAMLRSVMLNHWYHHRGQLTVYLRVLGVPVPSIYGPSADENPFA, encoded by the coding sequence ATGGCATTGATAGATGGTCTGTTGAATGAACTCGAAGAGGAAGCCATCACGACGCGGCGCGTGCTTGAACGCGTTCCTGGAGATCAGCTGGCGTGGCGACCGCACGAGAAGGCCCGAACGCTTGGCGAGCTGGCGCTGCATGTGGCGACCGTTCCGGGCGGTGTCGCGAAGCTGGTGGCCTCCCCTTCTCCGGCACAAGCGCCCGAGTTCGTTGATCCACGTCCCCGAAGCGCTTCGGACCTGCTTCCTGCGCTCGAGGAGAGTATCGCGGCGGCAAGGAGGGCGCTCGGGGGCATGGATGATACGGCGGTCCTGGACACCTGGCGTCTCATGCAGGGCGATCGCGAAGTGTTGGCTGTTCCGCGGATCGCGATGCTGCGGTCTGTCATGCTGAACCACTGGTATCACCACCGTGGACAGCTGACCGTGTACCTCCGCGTACTTGGTGTCCCGGTTCCTTCGATCTACGGTCCGAGCGCGGACGAGAACCCATTCGCGTGA
- a CDS encoding sugar phosphate isomerase/epimerase family protein, whose amino-acid sequence MSVTRREFGKLAMATVPAALIGERSLASTLAQQARPNSLIHGVQVGVITYSYRAMPEQGADAVLRYVLESGISGVELMGGPIEAYAGAPAMARPPGGQGGPGGPGGPGGPGGPGRQPPTPEQVAAREKYAAELKAWRLSQSMDKFKALRKMYNDAGVTIYATKLLSPSMSDEEFEYVFNISEALGATHTTLELPTDSAALKRIGDYAMKRKIYAAYHTHLQGTLTAFDEAFAVSKGNMANVDFGHYVAAGSGDPVIFLEKFHGRISSFHIKDRKSKDNGGANVAWGQGDTPIARILQSAQKNGYKMPASIEMEYDVPEGSTPVAEVRKCVEFCRRVLT is encoded by the coding sequence ATGAGTGTCACCCGCCGGGAGTTCGGCAAGCTGGCCATGGCGACGGTGCCCGCGGCACTGATCGGCGAACGTTCGCTGGCCAGTACGCTGGCGCAACAGGCGCGGCCGAACTCGTTGATCCATGGCGTCCAGGTCGGCGTCATCACCTACAGCTACCGCGCCATGCCCGAACAGGGCGCCGACGCGGTGCTGCGTTATGTGCTCGAGTCGGGCATCAGCGGCGTCGAGTTGATGGGCGGCCCGATCGAGGCCTACGCCGGGGCGCCGGCGATGGCGCGTCCGCCCGGCGGTCAGGGTGGACCGGGCGGGCCAGGTGGGCCAGGTGGGCCCGGCGGCCCTGGCAGGCAACCGCCAACGCCGGAGCAGGTGGCGGCCCGCGAGAAGTACGCCGCCGAACTGAAGGCGTGGCGGCTGTCGCAGTCGATGGACAAGTTCAAGGCGCTGCGCAAGATGTACAACGACGCGGGCGTCACCATCTATGCGACCAAGCTGCTCAGCCCGTCGATGTCCGACGAAGAGTTCGAGTACGTGTTCAACATCTCGGAGGCGCTCGGCGCCACGCACACGACGCTCGAGTTGCCGACCGACAGCGCGGCCCTCAAGCGCATCGGCGACTACGCCATGAAGCGGAAGATCTACGCCGCGTACCACACGCACCTGCAGGGCACGCTCACGGCCTTCGACGAGGCCTTCGCGGTGTCCAAGGGCAACATGGCCAATGTCGACTTCGGCCACTACGTTGCCGCTGGCAGCGGCGACCCGGTGATTTTCCTGGAGAAGTTCCACGGTCGCATCAGCAGCTTCCACATCAAAGACCGCAAGTCCAAGGACAACGGCGGCGCCAACGTCGCGTGGGGCCAGGGCGACACGCCGATCGCGCGGATCCTGCAGAGTGCGCAGAAGAACGGCTACAAGATGCCGGCGTCGATCGAGATGGAGTACGACGTGCCGGAAGGATCGACGCCGGTCGCCGAAGTTCGCAAGTGCGTCGAGTTCTGCCGTCGCGTGCTCACCTAA
- a CDS encoding VOC family protein: protein MQLHTYLNYGGNCEQAFRFYEQHLGGHITMLMRHSEQPGPSPAPPDWSEKVLHARMNLGGTELLGADIPDYQPMRSAYLSLAVDSDAEADRIYGLLSEGGQLFMPMQETFFASRFAMLRDKFGTSWMLVHMKPQGASAV, encoded by the coding sequence GTGCAACTCCACACCTACTTGAACTACGGCGGCAACTGCGAGCAGGCCTTCCGGTTCTACGAGCAGCATCTCGGCGGACACATCACGATGCTGATGCGACACAGCGAGCAGCCCGGGCCCTCGCCGGCACCGCCTGACTGGAGCGAAAAGGTACTCCACGCCCGCATGAATCTCGGCGGCACCGAGCTGCTGGGAGCCGACATCCCGGATTACCAGCCGATGCGCAGTGCGTACCTGTCTCTCGCGGTCGACAGCGATGCCGAAGCCGATCGCATCTACGGACTCCTGTCCGAAGGCGGGCAGCTGTTCATGCCGATGCAGGAGACCTTCTTCGCCTCACGCTTCGCGATGCTCCGCGACAAGTTCGGGACGTCCTGGATGCTCGTTCACATGAAGCCGCAGGGCGCATCGGCAGTCTGA
- the serC gene encoding 3-phosphoserine/phosphohydroxythreonine transaminase: MSRVFNFSAGPAALPEPVLRQAAEEMLDWHGSGMSVMEMSHRGKEFIAIHAEAERLLRELLGVPTNYKVLFLQGGAIGENAIVPMNMLRGRTSADYVDTGEWSKKSIKEAQKYGSVNVAASGKAGGYTSIPPREGWTLDPNAAYVHICSNETIGGVEYHWTPDTGDVPLVADMSSNILSKPVDVSQYGLIYGGAQKNIGPAGLTIVIVRDDLIGQALPITPSAFDYKQQADNDSMLNTPPTYGIYIAGLVFNWIKAQGGLEAMAEHNRAKAALLYDFLDASSFFSSPVAIADRSLMNVPFKLRDDALDETFLEGAQARSLLQLKGHRSVGGMRASIYNAMPVEGVKALVAYMQEFEATHG, encoded by the coding sequence ATGAGTCGTGTCTTCAACTTCAGCGCCGGCCCGGCCGCGCTGCCCGAACCGGTATTGCGGCAAGCGGCCGAGGAAATGCTCGACTGGCATGGCTCGGGGATGTCCGTGATGGAGATGAGCCATCGCGGCAAGGAGTTCATCGCGATCCATGCCGAAGCCGAGCGGCTGCTGCGCGAGCTGCTGGGTGTGCCCACGAACTACAAGGTCCTGTTCCTGCAGGGCGGGGCCATCGGCGAGAACGCGATCGTGCCGATGAACATGCTGCGCGGCCGGACCTCGGCCGACTACGTGGACACCGGCGAGTGGTCGAAGAAGTCGATCAAGGAAGCGCAGAAGTACGGGTCGGTCAACGTGGCCGCGAGCGGGAAGGCAGGCGGCTACACCAGCATCCCGCCGCGCGAGGGCTGGACGCTCGATCCGAATGCCGCGTACGTCCACATCTGCAGCAACGAGACGATCGGCGGCGTCGAGTACCACTGGACGCCAGACACCGGCGACGTGCCGCTGGTGGCCGACATGTCGAGCAACATCCTGTCCAAGCCGGTGGACGTGTCGCAGTACGGCCTCATCTACGGCGGGGCACAGAAGAACATCGGCCCGGCCGGCTTGACCATCGTCATCGTGCGCGACGACCTCATTGGCCAGGCGTTGCCAATCACGCCATCGGCGTTCGACTACAAGCAACAGGCCGACAACGACTCGATGCTCAACACGCCGCCGACGTATGGGATCTACATCGCCGGGCTGGTGTTCAACTGGATCAAGGCGCAGGGCGGCCTCGAGGCGATGGCCGAGCACAACCGCGCCAAGGCGGCGCTGCTCTACGACTTCTTGGACGCGAGTTCGTTCTTCAGCAGCCCGGTGGCCATCGCCGACCGCTCGCTGATGAACGTGCCCTTCAAGCTGCGTGACGATGCGCTCGACGAGACGTTCCTCGAGGGCGCGCAGGCGCGGAGCCTCCTGCAGCTCAAGGGGCATCGGTCGGTGGGCGGCATGCGCGCGTCGATCTACAACGCGATGCCGGTGGAGGGCGTGAAGGCCCTGGTGGCCTACATGCAGGAGTTCGAGGCGACCCATGGGTGA
- a CDS encoding ribbon-helix-helix protein, CopG family: protein MKTTLVIDDRVMAHLKREAARTGRTMSDLVEDALRRLLEPTREVRDLHPLPSFKSGGVLVDIADREALYRAVEGR from the coding sequence ATGAAGACGACTCTGGTCATCGACGATCGGGTGATGGCTCACCTCAAGCGCGAGGCAGCACGGACGGGCCGCACCATGTCCGACCTGGTCGAAGACGCGTTGCGCCGCCTGTTGGAGCCGACACGCGAAGTGAGAGACCTGCATCCGCTCCCGTCGTTCAAGAGTGGGGGCGTGCTGGTCGACATCGCCGACCGTGAGGCCCTCTACCGGGCTGTGGAAGGCCGCTGA
- a CDS encoding vanadium-dependent haloperoxidase, giving the protein MCRVIPRIAFCTAALVLMPARPQAQAPPFDFSSGNIGIEVIIPAVIPALFQTTSPNDAPIILRHTTLITNAWFDAIAPYHPTAKGVYTRLENRPPAEATTRNKNIAMAYATYRLLNRLMPRFAADWRQMLVSVGLDPDDASVDVRTPIGIGNVAGSAVAVARERDGMNQLGDEGGRVYDLRPYADYTGYMPVNTPWKLSNPSRWQPLFTTPGNGTFLGQQFATPQWGATTPYSYGNPAAFGTPPPIDSNHHRRQAYEAQADEVMDAQATLTDYQKMVAELFDNKITGLGFAALFIAQSRNMSLDEFVHYDFLTNVAAFDGGITTWRDKYLYDAVRPVTAIRYLNRGRTITGWAGPGRGIVNDLPANEWRSYLNTANHPEYPSGSSCFCAAHAQASRRYLGSDQFGWSVPKPAGSSVIEPGVTPAADVVLGPWQTFTEFEEECGMSRLWGGVHFRPAIEEARNSCRQVGDKAFEFLQRKLAGQ; this is encoded by the coding sequence ATGTGTCGTGTAATTCCCAGGATCGCATTCTGTACGGCAGCGCTCGTGCTCATGCCCGCGCGGCCGCAGGCTCAGGCTCCCCCGTTCGACTTCTCGAGCGGCAACATCGGCATCGAGGTGATCATCCCCGCCGTGATTCCGGCGTTGTTCCAGACGACGTCACCCAACGACGCGCCGATCATCCTGCGTCACACCACGCTCATCACCAATGCGTGGTTCGACGCGATCGCCCCCTACCATCCCACCGCGAAGGGCGTCTACACGCGGCTGGAGAATCGCCCGCCTGCCGAGGCCACCACCAGGAACAAGAACATCGCGATGGCGTACGCGACATACCGCCTGCTCAACCGTCTCATGCCGCGGTTCGCGGCGGACTGGCGGCAGATGCTCGTGTCGGTCGGCCTCGATCCAGACGATGCGAGCGTTGATGTGAGGACGCCGATCGGCATCGGGAACGTCGCCGGCAGCGCCGTGGCCGTGGCGCGCGAGCGTGACGGCATGAACCAGCTCGGTGACGAGGGCGGGCGCGTCTACGATCTGCGGCCGTATGCCGACTACACCGGCTACATGCCGGTCAACACGCCGTGGAAGCTGTCGAATCCTTCGCGATGGCAGCCGCTCTTCACGACACCGGGCAACGGGACGTTTCTGGGTCAGCAGTTCGCCACGCCGCAATGGGGCGCGACCACGCCGTACTCCTACGGCAATCCGGCAGCGTTCGGCACTCCCCCGCCCATCGACAGCAACCATCACCGGCGACAGGCCTATGAGGCACAAGCCGACGAGGTCATGGACGCGCAGGCGACTCTCACCGATTACCAGAAGATGGTCGCGGAGCTCTTCGACAACAAGATCACGGGCCTCGGTTTCGCGGCGCTCTTCATCGCGCAGTCCCGCAACATGTCACTCGACGAGTTCGTGCACTACGACTTCCTCACGAACGTCGCCGCCTTCGACGGCGGGATCACTACGTGGAGGGACAAGTACCTGTACGACGCCGTGCGGCCCGTCACCGCCATTCGCTACCTGAATCGCGGACGGACGATCACCGGATGGGCGGGCCCTGGACGCGGCATCGTCAACGACCTTCCCGCCAACGAGTGGCGTTCGTACCTGAACACCGCGAACCACCCGGAGTATCCCTCGGGATCCTCGTGCTTCTGCGCAGCGCACGCCCAGGCGAGCCGGCGCTATCTCGGCTCCGATCAGTTTGGTTGGTCAGTCCCGAAGCCCGCCGGATCGTCGGTGATCGAGCCTGGCGTCACGCCGGCCGCCGACGTCGTGCTGGGGCCGTGGCAGACCTTCACCGAGTTCGAGGAGGAATGCGGTATGAGTCGCCTCTGGGGCGGCGTGCATTTCAGGCCCGCGATCGAGGAGGCGCGGAACTCGTGTCGGCAGGTGGGCGACAAGGCGTTCGAGTTCCTGCAGCGGAAGCTGGCCGGCCAGTAG
- a CDS encoding SDR family NAD(P)-dependent oxidoreductase: protein MTDLRDRVVLITGASTGIGAAAAKAFARAGSKLALHYNASAAEAEAVATAARDLGAETVLTQGDLGQAATVPRIVAETMERFGRIDVLINNAGGMLGRRSIAEYAESHLQEVLALNVTQVVLFVHAVVPIMRRQGGGVIINVSSIAARTGGAGGAVLYAAAKGFISTATHGWARELAGDNIRVNAVSPGVVTTPFHDRYSTSAQLETMRATIPLGRLGTAEECAGTFLYLASEKLSGYVTGQVVEVNGGQYMP, encoded by the coding sequence GTGACTGACCTGCGTGATCGCGTCGTCCTCATTACCGGTGCGTCGACCGGCATCGGTGCTGCCGCAGCCAAGGCATTCGCCAGGGCCGGCAGCAAGCTGGCCCTGCATTACAACGCGAGCGCTGCCGAGGCCGAGGCCGTCGCGACCGCGGCGCGGGATCTTGGCGCGGAGACCGTGCTCACCCAGGGCGACCTCGGTCAGGCCGCGACCGTTCCCCGCATCGTGGCCGAGACGATGGAGCGGTTCGGACGGATCGATGTGTTGATCAACAACGCCGGCGGGATGCTGGGGCGCAGGAGCATCGCCGAGTATGCCGAGTCGCACCTGCAGGAGGTGCTGGCGCTGAACGTCACGCAGGTCGTCCTGTTCGTGCACGCGGTCGTGCCGATCATGCGGCGTCAGGGTGGCGGCGTCATCATCAACGTCAGCTCGATCGCCGCGCGCACGGGCGGCGCAGGCGGCGCGGTGCTCTATGCCGCGGCGAAGGGGTTCATCTCGACCGCCACGCACGGCTGGGCCCGCGAGCTCGCAGGCGACAACATCCGCGTCAATGCCGTCTCGCCTGGCGTGGTCACCACGCCCTTCCACGATCGCTACTCGACGTCCGCGCAGCTGGAGACGATGCGCGCGACCATTCCGCTCGGACGTCTCGGCACCGCGGAGGAGTGTGCCGGCACGTTCCTGTACCTGGCGTCCGAAAAGCTGTCGGGGTACGTGACTGGCCAGGTCGTGGAAGTGAACGGCGGCCAGTACATGCCGTAG
- a CDS encoding phosphoglycerate dehydrogenase — MGDRQRLRVLVLNQISALGLKRLPGDGYSVGKDLPEPDAVLVRSADLHGMEIPPSVKAIGRAGAGTNNIPVPLMTRRGVPVFNTPGGNANAVKELVLAGMLMAARNLPAALRFVDSLDPTMADMDRAVEDGKKAFAGLELAGHTLGIVGLGKVGCLVADAAIKLGMHVFGHDPEITVDAAWNLPAQVKKATSVTEVLRHSDFVTLHVPLVEATRGLVGKNIDQMRMGAVLLNFAREGVVDEAAVLEALASRRLASYVCDFPGPALNRHEQVIALPHLGASTREAEENCAVMVVDQLRDYLEHGQVANAVNFPQVSMARESAYRVAIANANVPNMLGQISTTMAKFGLNIHNMVNKSRGEMAYTLVDVDSAVGDAVLDSLRAIDGVLSVRYLPHHA; from the coding sequence ATGGGTGACCGGCAGCGCCTCCGGGTCCTGGTGCTGAACCAGATTTCGGCCCTCGGGCTCAAGCGCTTGCCAGGCGACGGCTACAGCGTCGGCAAGGACCTGCCCGAACCCGACGCGGTGCTGGTGCGCTCGGCCGATCTGCACGGGATGGAGATTCCCCCCAGCGTGAAGGCCATCGGGAGGGCCGGCGCGGGTACCAACAACATCCCCGTGCCCCTGATGACCAGGCGTGGCGTCCCGGTCTTCAACACGCCGGGCGGCAATGCGAACGCCGTCAAGGAACTGGTCCTGGCCGGCATGCTCATGGCCGCGCGCAACCTGCCGGCGGCGCTGCGCTTCGTCGATTCGCTCGATCCGACGATGGCCGACATGGATCGGGCGGTGGAGGACGGCAAGAAGGCCTTCGCCGGACTGGAACTCGCCGGCCACACGCTGGGCATCGTCGGCCTGGGCAAGGTCGGCTGCCTGGTGGCTGACGCGGCGATCAAGCTCGGGATGCACGTGTTCGGTCACGATCCCGAGATTACCGTCGACGCCGCGTGGAACCTGCCGGCGCAGGTGAAGAAGGCGACAAGCGTGACCGAGGTGCTCCGGCACAGCGACTTCGTCACGCTGCACGTGCCGCTGGTCGAGGCCACGCGAGGCCTCGTCGGCAAGAACATCGACCAGATGCGCATGGGCGCCGTGCTGCTGAACTTCGCGCGCGAAGGGGTGGTCGATGAAGCCGCAGTACTGGAGGCGCTGGCGTCGAGGCGTCTGGCCTCCTACGTCTGCGACTTTCCCGGCCCCGCCCTCAACCGCCACGAGCAGGTGATTGCGCTGCCGCACCTGGGCGCATCCACGCGCGAGGCCGAGGAGAACTGCGCGGTGATGGTCGTCGATCAGTTACGCGACTATCTCGAACACGGCCAGGTCGCCAACGCGGTCAACTTCCCGCAGGTGTCGATGGCGCGTGAATCGGCCTACCGCGTCGCGATTGCCAACGCCAACGTGCCCAACATGCTCGGGCAGATCTCGACGACGATGGCGAAGTTCGGCCTCAACATCCACAACATGGTGAACAAGTCGCGCGGCGAGATGGCCTACACGCTGGTCGATGTGGACAGCGCGGTCGGCGATGCCGTGCTCGACAGCCTTCGGGCCATCGACGGCGTGCTTTCAGTGCGCTATCTGCCGCACCACGCCTGA